The following are encoded together in the Streptomyces tsukubensis genome:
- the ureC gene encoding urease subunit alpha, which translates to MPILPRKQYTDMFGPTVGDRFYLADTNLVVEVEKDFSEGQYGDEVLYGGGKTMRDGMASDPQATNGQGALDTVITNVVVIDPVVGVVKCDIGIKNGMIAGIGKSGNPQTQNNVHPNLLIGPGTEAIAGEHLIATAGAIDTHVHLISPQQAEHALTNGITTLIGGGTGPSDGSNGTTCTPGPYNIGLLLRAAEDLPVNLGIMGKGNGSLPKALSEQVEAGACALKVHEDWGATPAVIDNALNVADEYDIQVAIHTDSLNEGGFFEDTRSAIDGRAIHTFHSEGAGGGHAPDILRVAGEPNVLPSSTNPTLPYTQNSVDELLDMVMVCHHLSHDIPEDVSFADSRVRAETIAAESVLHDLGVISMFSSDSQAMGRVGESVTRAFQTAHHCKDKLGVLEGDSARNDNQRVLRYLAKITINPAIATGIADHVGSLEKGKIADIVLWPIHSFAAKPKMVIKGGLISWAQMGDPNASLPTPQPVIYRPMFGQYGKALQATHATFMSQAGIAAGVPAELGLERKVLPVSQTRTIGKHNMVRNDALPDIKVDPETFRVTLNGKVATIDPARELPLNQLYFLA; encoded by the coding sequence ATGCCCATCCTGCCCCGCAAGCAGTACACCGACATGTTCGGCCCGACCGTCGGCGACCGCTTCTACCTCGCCGACACCAACCTTGTCGTGGAGGTCGAGAAGGATTTCAGCGAGGGTCAGTACGGCGACGAGGTCCTCTACGGCGGTGGCAAGACCATGCGCGACGGCATGGCCTCCGACCCGCAGGCCACCAACGGCCAGGGAGCGCTGGACACGGTCATCACCAATGTCGTCGTCATCGACCCGGTCGTGGGAGTCGTCAAGTGCGACATCGGCATCAAGAACGGGATGATCGCCGGGATCGGCAAGTCGGGTAACCCGCAGACCCAGAACAACGTCCACCCGAATCTGCTCATCGGCCCCGGCACGGAAGCCATCGCGGGTGAGCATCTCATCGCCACCGCGGGCGCCATCGACACCCACGTCCACCTGATCTCACCTCAGCAGGCCGAGCATGCCCTCACCAACGGCATCACCACGCTCATCGGTGGTGGCACCGGCCCCTCTGACGGCTCCAACGGCACCACCTGCACGCCGGGCCCGTACAACATCGGACTGCTCCTGCGGGCGGCCGAGGACCTCCCGGTGAACCTCGGCATCATGGGAAAGGGCAACGGCAGCCTGCCGAAGGCACTCAGCGAGCAGGTCGAAGCGGGGGCGTGTGCCCTCAAGGTGCACGAGGACTGGGGCGCCACCCCCGCCGTGATCGACAACGCGCTGAACGTCGCGGACGAGTACGACATTCAGGTGGCCATCCACACGGACAGCCTCAACGAGGGCGGCTTCTTCGAGGACACCCGCTCGGCGATCGACGGGCGGGCCATCCACACCTTCCACAGTGAGGGCGCGGGCGGCGGCCACGCGCCGGACATCCTGCGAGTGGCGGGCGAACCCAACGTCCTGCCGTCCTCGACCAATCCGACGCTGCCGTACACCCAGAACTCGGTGGACGAACTCCTCGACATGGTCATGGTCTGCCACCACCTCAGCCACGACATTCCCGAGGACGTCTCCTTCGCCGACAGCCGTGTCCGCGCCGAGACGATCGCCGCAGAGTCCGTCCTGCACGATCTGGGCGTCATCAGCATGTTCTCCTCCGACTCGCAGGCCATGGGCAGGGTCGGGGAGTCCGTCACCCGCGCCTTCCAGACCGCCCACCACTGCAAGGACAAGCTCGGCGTCCTGGAGGGCGACTCGGCACGCAACGACAACCAGCGGGTGCTGCGCTACCTCGCGAAGATCACTATCAACCCGGCCATCGCCACCGGCATCGCCGACCACGTGGGCTCGCTCGAAAAGGGCAAGATCGCCGACATCGTGCTCTGGCCCATCCACTCCTTCGCCGCCAAGCCGAAGATGGTGATCAAGGGCGGACTCATCTCCTGGGCGCAGATGGGCGACCCCAACGCCTCACTGCCCACCCCGCAGCCGGTGATCTACCGGCCGATGTTCGGGCAGTACGGCAAGGCGTTGCAGGCGACCCACGCCACCTTCATGTCGCAGGCCGGTATCGCCGCCGGTGTCCCGGCCGAACTGGGTCTTGAGCGCAAGGTCCTGCCGGTGAGCCAGACACGGACCATCGGCAAGCACAACATGGTGCGCAACGACGCGCTGCCGGACATCAAGGTCGACCCCGAGACCTTCAGGGTCACCCTCAACGGCAAGGTCGCCACCATCGACCCGGCCCGGGAACTCCCGCTCAACCAGCTCTACTTCCTGGCCTAG
- a CDS encoding urease subunit beta, which produces MTFRQKYLYGEGSIELNAGRRTLTLTVSNTGDRAVQVGSHYHFFEVNSALSFDRQKTLGMHLNIPAGTSVRIEPGGSREVELCAYAGTGRLVGFSGLLNGSLASHPAKVEAVRKAVERGFEGAEGPRRTWADDSETKSKATPAAKKGKADSAASTEPAGNSRAAHSATDKKKGSR; this is translated from the coding sequence ATGACCTTCCGGCAGAAATATCTCTACGGCGAGGGTTCCATCGAACTCAACGCCGGTCGCCGCACACTCACCCTCACGGTCAGCAACACCGGTGACCGGGCAGTACAGGTGGGCTCCCACTACCACTTCTTCGAGGTGAACTCGGCGCTCTCCTTCGACCGGCAGAAGACGCTCGGCATGCACCTCAACATTCCGGCCGGCACCTCCGTGCGTATCGAGCCGGGTGGTTCGCGCGAGGTGGAGCTGTGCGCCTACGCGGGGACCGGCCGTCTCGTCGGCTTCAGTGGTCTGCTCAACGGCAGCCTCGCCTCGCACCCGGCGAAGGTCGAAGCGGTGCGCAAGGCCGTCGAGCGCGGCTTCGAGGGAGCCGAGGGTCCCCGGCGGACCTGGGCCGACGACAGCGAGACGAAGTCCAAGGCCACCCCGGCCGCCAAGAAGGGCAAGGCGGACTCCGCCGCCTCCACCGAACCGGCCGGTAACTCCCGGGCCGCCCACTCCGCCACTGACAAGAAGAAGGGGTCACGCTGA